AACAGAAAGCTCGCAATTTTATCAAGCTAAAGATAGTGCTACTTTTCAAAAGATATTGAACTATATTTTCGATAATTTAGAACAAGAAATCTCTTTAGATAGTATTAGTAAAAAAGTATTTATGAGTAAATCTTCTTTCTGTAAGTACTTTAAAAAAAGAACAAAAACTACGTTTACAGATTATGTAAATAAACTTAGAATAACCAAAGCTGCTCGATTATTATCAGAATCTGATTTGACTGTATCTGAAATCTGTTTTGCTTCTGGTTTTAATAGCTTAAGTTACTTCAACAGACAATTTCAAAAACAAAAAAAAATAAGCCCGAAGGCTTATAGTAAATTGTATAACAACAAAAAATAACGTGAATCTTATCATAGAATCTACAGTTGTTTGGGGATTATTAAGAGATATTTAAAGATTCTAAGATCCACGTTATGTTACAACTTACTTACTTACTGGTTTAAAAACTCTAATCCAGTCTATTTTTAAAACATGATCTTCTGGAGAATTTGCGATTTCTTCATCTGTTGGAAATCTATCTGCAGCTGCATTCCAATTTTGAACTTCAGCATTTATGATAATATCCATTTCTTTGTTTAATCCTGTTCTAGTATTATCTGCGGTTTGGTTTGGAGATGTGTATCCTAAAGGATCTATTCCATCTTTACCTCCAACTGTATCTAAATTATCCATAACCTTAACCAAGTTTCCATTGATATAATACTCTAAATGCGTTGGAGATTTCCAATACACACCAATACGAACCCAATCACTAGACACAAATGGATATCCATCTATTTTTTGCCAAGTACTAACATCTTTTGGTTGATAATCTTGAAACGGGTTTCTAATAAATACATGATGGCTAATATGAAATCTTTCGCTGAACCATTGTTGTCCGTTTCTTGGATTTTGAGCTCCGTAAGCTTCTAAAATGTCTATTTCTTGTGTATCATCTGGACTCAACATCCAAATATCAGAAGCGAAAAATGCATTCGCAGCTTTTACTCTAGTTTCAACATAAACAGGATATTTGACTCTTTTTGTTGAGGTAATACATCCCAAACGAGTAGCTTTATCTGTATATGTATCTGAACCTGAAGTATATGTTTTCATTTCTCCTGGTTCTCTTGTAGTAATTAAACGTAAATTACCACCGGAAACTGTTACGTTTTCATGTTTCCAAATGGTCGCTCCAGGTCCGTCCCATTGGTTATGATAAAAGTTAGTCCATTTTCCATTCCCAAATTCTGCTAAATTCGGTTGTCCAGCGAATTCATATTCAAAATCATCTGAAATATCTGATTGAAATTCCCAAGTCATTCCATCGCCAGCATTAGCAGGAACAGGAATTGTCATCCAAGTTTCTGCTGCATTATCAGAATCATTTCCTGAATCTGTACTTCCATCTGTAGTATCTCCGTCTACTTGTTCAGGAGTATTATCGTTTCCAGATGAACAAGCAACACCAAAGATTATGCTAATTATAAAAATTAAATTTTTAAGCTTCATATTACATATATTTTATGGCTCGTAAGCTTTCAAAAGTAAATTTATATGCTAAAAATTAAGAGAATCCCCACTTGACAAAAACTTAATATTTGTTAGAAAAACTCTCATCATTAAGCTTTTTAGTCAATAATTACTTTCTTCCTGATTCTGTTCCTTTTCTTAGCTTTAATATTTTGAAGTACTCTAATGTTTTTACCTTCTCCAATTGTAATAGTATACAAACCTTCTTTAGGAACTTTTGCTTGATATTTTGAACCTTTTATTCTTAAAGAAGATATCAATTCATTAGTTTCTGAATTATGAATCGTTACAACTTGGTCTGGTTTTGAAATAGTTAATCCTGGTAATTCATAACCGTTTTTAATGGTATAATTATCTGACTGTTGTATTGTAATTGGCCAACCTGGATATTGCTTACTTTTCGCATCTGTTATATTTACATTTCTTCCCCAACATTCGAAAGTAATAGCTCTAGTTTTCTTGTGATAACGAACAATACCATAACCTGCAGCTCTTGTAGATAACTTCCCTCCTTCTTTTATTTCTGGTAAAGTTGGATTACCAACTGCTTTTACCGTCATTTTATTTTGAAAACCATCTAGGAAATCACCCGTATATTTTGGTGCATTTTTCTCTTGATTTGCTCCCGCTTTTTTTGGATCCCACCAACGCAACCAAAAATTTGCAATGGCTGGTGTACAGAAAGAATATCCAGCATCTCCAAAATCATCAACCCCATGTTTAACAACACTTCCTAAATGTTGATCACCTGCAACCATTACAGAAAAACTTTTTCTAATTACAGACAATGCTTTATTTCTTCCTGTTTGCGGCCAAGCATTCGTATCAAAATCAGCTAAAAGCTCTCTATCATGTTTTCCTGAATAATTATTTACCTGTGAAAAAATAGTTTGAGATAACACCGTTTTCATACTTGCATCTTTCCAATCGGTAGTCCAATCTTCTAAAAATTTAAGTTGCCTGTCTCCTAATAAAACAAGTCCTTCTACATCCATTTTCTTAGTATCTACATTTGGATTGAAAATAGCTTCATAAGAACCATTCGGAAAAACATCTGGATTTTTTTCAGCAACTAAATCGAGTCCAGACTTAAACTTTCTATCCTCTAAGATTGCAAAACTCATTCCTCCCCATTTTAAGTCTGTATAATACACACCAATTCCTTGTCCAATTGGAGTAGCATCGTAAGCGTCTGGTAAATGACTCGTTTGTGCTCTTTCTACTTCTTTTATATATTCAATTGGCATGTAATATCCACCTGATATTCCTCTTCGAGAATTTGCTTTTTTTCCACCTTGTCCCCAAAGATTTCCTTGACCAATATCATGATCGTCTGGAATAGTTATCGTTGGTGTATTTCTGATAATTTCTTCGAAATCTTTACCAAATTTTAACCAATACAAATAATGCTGACTATGATCGTATACTTGATCGCCTGAGAAAAAAAGTAAATCTGGTTTTATCTTTTTTACATTCTCTATTATATCATTTCTTGAAATATCTCCACCATGTCCTGGATAAATAGAGTTGCAAGTAAATGCAGCCATAATAAACTCATCTTTATCTATCGGATTCTTCCTTAAAATTCCTTCGTAGTAAGCAGTATTGTTATGATTTACTCTATATTTCAACTCTTTAGTATCATCCCAATTTTCTACTCTAAATGGAGCTGTGTAACCTGGATAAATAATTCGAGTTTCTGCTACTTTTTCCCATTTGTTATTTTTAAAAACTTCTAAACTAGCTTCAAAAGGTTCTACATTTTTTATTGGATAAAACTGTGCTGTAAGCTTTAACGTGTTTTCGTGAATTGTATATAAAGCAAATGCTATTCTATCTTTTGGTGCTATATAATCTGGTAACTTCAGTAAGTTTTCTTGTGCCTTTACTGAAAAAATTAAGCATATTAAAAATAATATACTCAATCTTCTATTACAAAAATTGTACGTTCTGTTCATACGATAATTACTTGTGATCTGTATTTCCAAATCTTCTTGTGTACAAACCTGAGTTTATTTCTTTGGCTTTTTTTATCATTGATGGATAAGGAATATCTGTTGCAGAAACGAAACCAACATTGTAGTTTTCGCCATCGTGTGCTCTACCTGTAAGCGGTGAATCTAAATATTGAAACCAATGACAACCAACTAAATATGGATTATCTATTACAGAGTTTGCATAATCTTCCCACATTTTTGCTCTATCATCTTGATCTACTGCATGCACTAAACCAGAATGTAATAAACCAGAATCTGGAGCTCCCATGTGATATTCTCCTATTAATGTTGGCATGTCTACTTCTTCTAAAAACTTCCAATATTTTTTTCCAATACCTTCTTTATAGTAATTGTAGCTAAACACATCTACGAATTTGGCTGCTGATTTTCGCACTTCTGGAGTTACTCCCCAAACTGCAAAACGACAACCTAAATACATATGATTCGGCATTTTTTTCTCTAAAGCATCATGAATTACCTGAAAATATTTTGTTGCAAAAGCTTCTAATAAAACTGATAAATCTGCAATCATTTCTTCGGAATATTCTTCTTTTGATTTATAATCTATTCCAGCTTCTAGGGCTTTCCATGAAGTAATTTTAGTATTCCAAGCCGTATTTAAATCTGTAATTTTTGCATACTTTTTCCTTAAGATTTTTATGCTATGTCTTTTCAAATAACTTGTCATGTCTTTTGAAAGTCCGTCTAACACTAATCCGTAATGATATTTTTTTGCGCTAGTTGCTCCCCAACTTCTTTCGTTATCGATAAATACACCAATACACCATGGATTATTTTTTACTTCTTCTGCAACTACTGCAATTGATTTCTTAGCTCTTCTTTCAAATTCAGGATCGAAAGGATCAGGCATTGGTCCCCAATAATCTAATCCAGAATATACTTTTTGAAAATCTCCAATAATCCATCCA
This genomic stretch from Tenacibaculum jejuense harbors:
- a CDS encoding LamG domain-containing protein gives rise to the protein MKLKNLIFIISIIFGVACSSGNDNTPEQVDGDTTDGSTDSGNDSDNAAETWMTIPVPANAGDGMTWEFQSDISDDFEYEFAGQPNLAEFGNGKWTNFYHNQWDGPGATIWKHENVTVSGGNLRLITTREPGEMKTYTSGSDTYTDKATRLGCITSTKRVKYPVYVETRVKAANAFFASDIWMLSPDDTQEIDILEAYGAQNPRNGQQWFSERFHISHHVFIRNPFQDYQPKDVSTWQKIDGYPFVSSDWVRIGVYWKSPTHLEYYINGNLVKVMDNLDTVGGKDGIDPLGYTSPNQTADNTRTGLNKEMDIIINAEVQNWNAAADRFPTDEEIANSPEDHVLKIDWIRVFKPVSK
- a CDS encoding alkaline phosphatase D family protein, which codes for MNRTYNFCNRRLSILFLICLIFSVKAQENLLKLPDYIAPKDRIAFALYTIHENTLKLTAQFYPIKNVEPFEASLEVFKNNKWEKVAETRIIYPGYTAPFRVENWDDTKELKYRVNHNNTAYYEGILRKNPIDKDEFIMAAFTCNSIYPGHGGDISRNDIIENVKKIKPDLLFFSGDQVYDHSQHYLYWLKFGKDFEEIIRNTPTITIPDDHDIGQGNLWGQGGKKANSRRGISGGYYMPIEYIKEVERAQTSHLPDAYDATPIGQGIGVYYTDLKWGGMSFAILEDRKFKSGLDLVAEKNPDVFPNGSYEAIFNPNVDTKKMDVEGLVLLGDRQLKFLEDWTTDWKDASMKTVLSQTIFSQVNNYSGKHDRELLADFDTNAWPQTGRNKALSVIRKSFSVMVAGDQHLGSVVKHGVDDFGDAGYSFCTPAIANFWLRWWDPKKAGANQEKNAPKYTGDFLDGFQNKMTVKAVGNPTLPEIKEGGKLSTRAAGYGIVRYHKKTRAITFECWGRNVNITDAKSKQYPGWPITIQQSDNYTIKNGYELPGLTISKPDQVVTIHNSETNELISSLRIKGSKYQAKVPKEGLYTITIGEGKNIRVLQNIKAKKRNRIRKKVIID